A genomic window from Thermomicrobiales bacterium includes:
- a CDS encoding ABC transporter permease, with the protein MELGTALDQAVPVDEVEAPVRDVATFSVRGAWRILIGSWSGRVGLLMFAVMLAISAYVLLTYPSDFGSSVWSSPKAWADNPKAVAPKWTALWDDNAVVNQSVTLTEPANSEERGPATVYDYDWSIDQSGSAFPTFLSTTIAGVTFSGRAPVIVVTLLRPDGGEIRLANLAVPAPRPGETAPYRRYFETPERMLLTQSDTAQQSIQEWFAQEYPDSGSTSVDTGDLNQALFAVPTQSGFEALTGAYTLRVQMLAADADDSVQSIENVYGGNVYGWMGTDSLGRNLWEGLLYGFPVALLIAIVTSILSTFLGASLGIISGYSGGATDSVIQRAADIVSNVPLLPLLIFLVFIIGPNLSVILLVLVAFSWPGLTILVRSMVLSLRTGNIVDAAKAMGASRRRIMTRHVFPQVAPFIVAQMIFAAPAAILAEASLSFLGLGDPSIPTWGQMLESGFRTGALYVGYWWWVIPPGVLIIVTALAFTLLALAMEQVVDPRLRDQR; encoded by the coding sequence ATGGAGCTAGGGACCGCGCTGGATCAGGCGGTGCCGGTCGACGAAGTCGAGGCGCCGGTGCGGGATGTTGCGACGTTCTCGGTTCGCGGGGCGTGGCGAATCCTCATTGGGAGCTGGTCCGGGCGGGTCGGATTGCTGATGTTCGCGGTAATGCTGGCGATCTCGGCGTATGTGCTGCTGACCTATCCGAGCGATTTCGGATCCAGCGTCTGGAGCTCGCCAAAGGCGTGGGCTGACAATCCGAAAGCGGTCGCGCCCAAGTGGACGGCGCTCTGGGACGACAACGCGGTCGTCAACCAGTCAGTGACATTGACCGAACCAGCCAACTCCGAGGAGCGCGGTCCGGCGACGGTGTACGACTACGACTGGTCCATCGACCAGAGCGGAAGCGCCTTCCCGACGTTTCTTTCCACCACGATTGCGGGAGTGACCTTCAGTGGCCGGGCGCCAGTGATTGTCGTCACGTTGCTGCGGCCAGACGGTGGGGAGATTCGGCTGGCGAATCTGGCGGTTCCGGCTCCACGCCCAGGTGAAACGGCGCCGTATCGACGCTATTTCGAGACCCCGGAGCGGATGTTGCTGACACAGTCGGACACCGCGCAGCAGTCGATTCAGGAGTGGTTCGCGCAAGAGTATCCAGACTCGGGCTCCACCTCGGTCGATACCGGCGATCTCAACCAGGCGCTCTTTGCCGTTCCAACGCAGAGCGGGTTCGAGGCATTGACCGGCGCCTACACGCTCAGGGTGCAAATGCTGGCCGCGGATGCCGACGATTCGGTGCAGTCGATCGAGAATGTCTACGGCGGCAATGTCTATGGCTGGATGGGGACCGATTCGCTGGGACGGAATCTCTGGGAAGGGCTGCTGTACGGGTTCCCGGTTGCGTTGCTGATCGCGATCGTGACTTCGATCCTGTCCACCTTTCTTGGGGCGAGCCTGGGCATCATTTCCGGCTACTCGGGCGGCGCGACGGACTCGGTGATTCAACGGGCGGCCGACATTGTGTCGAATGTGCCGCTCCTGCCGTTGCTGATCTTCCTGGTGTTCATCATCGGGCCGAATCTGTCGGTGATCCTGCTGGTGCTGGTCGCGTTCAGCTGGCCCGGGTTGACGATTCTCGTGCGATCGATGGTGCTTTCGTTGCGGACTGGGAACATCGTCGATGCGGCCAAGGCAATGGGGGCATCGCGCCGGCGCATCATGACCCGGCATGTGTTTCCGCAGGTGGCGCCGTTCATCGTGGCGCAGATGATCTTTGCGGCGCCGGCCGCCATTTTGGCCGAAGCGTCGTTGAGTTTCCTGGGGTTGGGTGACCCGTCGATCCCGACATGGGGGCAGATGCTGGAATCGGGATTCCGCACCGGGGCGCTCTATGTCGGTTACTGGTGGTGGGTGATCCCCCCTGGTGTGCTGATCATCGTGACGGCATTGGCCTTCACGTTGCTGGCGCTGGCGATGGAACAGGTCGTCGATCCCCGATTGCGCGATCAACGCTGA
- a CDS encoding aminotransferase class V-fold PLP-dependent enzyme — protein sequence MSANSLKELFLLDPEVTFLNHGSFGACPIPVFESYQRWQRELERQPVEFLGRRIEGLLANVREEVGAYLNCPADSVVNIMNSTWGVNLIIRSLELEEGDEVLTTNHEYGACTMAWEWLLNKMGARLVRHEIPLPVTSHDEIVESMWGQVTERTKAIFLSHITSSTALTLPVEQLCQRAREAGILIIVDGSHAPGQIPLDMTALGVDVYTGNFHKWLCTPKGSAFLYVRPEEQGWVESLIISWGWGRRGVLEPSTFIQRNDWQGTRDPSAFLAVPDAIKFQAEHDWPSVRARCHELARETRQRIADYSGLDPIHPDSPEWYTQLVACPLRTSDPIELKRRMYDEYRVEAPIGTWGGLNMVRVSYQGYNDHDDLERLMTAVEALTERGPRRSFSVDRAIGDRRPVPSPAPAT from the coding sequence GTGTCAGCCAATTCGTTGAAAGAGCTCTTCCTGCTCGACCCCGAGGTCACCTTTCTCAATCACGGTTCGTTCGGCGCCTGTCCCATTCCTGTTTTCGAATCCTACCAACGCTGGCAACGTGAGCTGGAGCGGCAACCGGTTGAGTTTCTCGGCCGCCGTATCGAAGGGCTGCTTGCGAACGTCCGCGAAGAAGTCGGAGCCTATCTCAACTGCCCCGCGGATTCAGTTGTCAACATCATGAATTCGACCTGGGGCGTGAACCTCATCATCCGCTCCCTGGAACTCGAAGAAGGCGACGAGGTGCTCACCACCAACCACGAGTACGGCGCCTGCACCATGGCCTGGGAATGGCTGCTGAATAAGATGGGCGCCCGCCTGGTGCGGCATGAAATCCCGCTCCCGGTCACCTCGCACGATGAGATCGTCGAATCGATGTGGGGCCAGGTCACCGAACGCACCAAGGCCATTTTCCTCAGCCACATCACCTCGTCCACCGCCCTGACCCTTCCTGTCGAACAGCTCTGCCAGCGCGCGCGCGAGGCCGGCATCCTCATCATCGTCGACGGCTCGCATGCGCCTGGCCAAATCCCGCTCGACATGACCGCGCTCGGCGTCGATGTCTACACCGGCAATTTCCACAAGTGGCTGTGCACGCCCAAGGGCTCCGCGTTCCTCTATGTGCGCCCGGAAGAACAGGGTTGGGTAGAGTCACTCATCATCAGTTGGGGCTGGGGACGACGTGGCGTGCTCGAACCCTCGACCTTTATCCAGCGCAATGACTGGCAGGGCACCCGCGATCCGTCGGCCTTTCTCGCCGTTCCAGACGCCATCAAGTTTCAGGCGGAACATGACTGGCCCTCGGTTCGCGCTCGTTGCCACGAGCTCGCCCGCGAGACGCGCCAGCGCATTGCCGACTACAGCGGACTCGACCCGATCCACCCTGACTCGCCGGAGTGGTACACCCAGCTCGTCGCCTGTCCGCTGCGGACCAGCGACCCTATCGAGCTCAAACGCCGCATGTACGACGAGTATCGTGTCGAAGCGCCCATCGGAACCTGGGGCGGTCTGAACATGGTGCGGGTTTCCTATCAGGGCTACAACGACCACGACGATCTCGAGCGCCTGATGACCGCCGTAGAAGCGCTAACCGAGCGCGGACCGCGCCGCAGCTTCAGCGTTGATCGCGCAATCGGGGATCGACGACCTGTTCCATCGCCAGCGCCAGCAACGTGA
- a CDS encoding SDR family oxidoreductase has protein sequence MSARRWALVTGVGRRVGIGAAICRALAADGISICFTGWTKYDSAVHGGEHRTWHESFAAELEGPGVEAFGMEVDLSDPGEIEPLMETVLARTGGVSILVNNAAFSTNGDIDELTAKQLDDHYAVNVRGMALLTQAFVRQWSGDSGGRVVNMTSGQGLGPMPGELAYAASKGAVEAFTTSAAPTLGMRGITINAVNPGPTDTGWMSDELRDILLPQFPLGRIGLPEDAARLVAFLCSPEAGWITGQVMNSEGGFWRR, from the coding sequence TTGAGCGCAAGACGATGGGCCCTGGTGACCGGGGTGGGACGACGAGTTGGCATCGGCGCCGCAATCTGCCGCGCGCTGGCAGCGGACGGCATTTCGATCTGCTTCACCGGCTGGACGAAGTACGACTCAGCGGTCCACGGTGGGGAACATCGCACCTGGCACGAATCGTTTGCCGCTGAGCTCGAGGGGCCTGGGGTCGAGGCATTCGGAATGGAGGTCGATCTCTCCGATCCTGGCGAAATTGAACCGCTGATGGAGACGGTGCTGGCGCGGACTGGAGGGGTGTCGATCCTGGTCAACAATGCGGCGTTTTCGACGAATGGCGACATCGACGAACTCACTGCCAAACAGCTCGACGATCACTACGCGGTCAATGTGCGTGGCATGGCGTTGTTGACCCAGGCCTTCGTGCGCCAGTGGAGTGGGGATTCTGGCGGCCGGGTGGTCAACATGACCTCTGGGCAGGGGCTGGGACCGATGCCGGGAGAGCTCGCATACGCGGCCAGCAAGGGGGCTGTCGAGGCGTTCACCACATCTGCGGCGCCCACACTGGGGATGCGCGGCATCACGATCAACGCAGTCAACCCGGGGCCGACGGATACCGGCTGGATGAGCGATGAACTCAGGGACATCCTGTTGCCGCAGTTCCCGCTGGGCCGGATCGGGCTGCCCGAGGACGCAGCCCGATTAGTGGCGTTCTTGTGCAGCCCGGAAGCTGGGTGGATCACCGGTCAGGTGATGAACTCAGAAGGCGGGTTCTGGCGGCGATAG